A window of Mercenaria mercenaria strain notata chromosome 16, MADL_Memer_1, whole genome shotgun sequence contains these coding sequences:
- the LOC128549575 gene encoding integrin alpha-V-like has product MKKFRGENDVTCSLIDSKNNDTDIVLKEEESAISCLFGNPMSNDTGVGFRLFMKVPISVVNDDSTIMLRMRVTTLSEELEPTDNNQTITINLRHNLEATFSGISTREQIYLEESKDTYDMENIYELYNKGPSIMQSAIVDISFPQLQSSNKALLFLNRTEIRCEQNCEAKCSLVAEYTTPAIYSFFKGRLVSNTEKPETALSDIQNNDCKQQKCSKFVCAISNIQPKTGAVIYMNYVIDRSIEGGMKEGKSMTLISTAMVQINKTNLISNQTEFLQQLSTTVRKRAPIKEEIPWWIILVSVLGGILLIALIVLVLWKVGFFKRKRRDELEKRKSPAPDSGNKVNNEKKRDSYTDSEGGIIDNEIPPANNEKEKY; this is encoded by the exons atgaaaaagttcCGAGGAGAAAACGACGTCACGTGTTCTTTGAttgacagtaaaaataatgatacagacATAGTTTTGAAAGAAGAAGAATCGGCCATATCATGTTTGTTTGGAAATCCGATGTCAAATGATACAGGTGTCGGCTTCCGGTTGTTTATGAAGGTTCCGATTTCCGTTGTTAATGATGATTCTACAATAATGCTTCGCATGCGTGTGACAACCTTGAGCGAGGAGCTTGAACCAACGGACAACAACCAGACAATCACTATTAATTTACGCCATAACCTAGAAGCCACGTTTTCAGG aatatcaACACGAGAACAGATATATCTGGAGGAAAGTAAGGACACATATGATATGGAAAATATATATGAGTTATACAATAAAGGCCCAAGCATTATGCAGTCAGCAATTGTAGATATCTCGTTTCCACAGTTACAAAGTTCCAACAAAGCTCTTTTGTTTCTCAACAGAACTGAg ATTCGATGTGAACAAAATTGTGAAGCCAAGTGCAGTCTTGTAGCGGAATATACGACACCAGCCATATACTCCTTCTTCAAAGGCCGACTTGTATCAAACACGGAGAAACCAGAAACGGCGCTGTCAGATATTCAGAATaat GACTGTAAACAGCAGAAGTGTTCCAAATTCGTTTGTGCCATTTCTAATATACAACCAAAGACTGGTGCAGTTATTTACATGAATTATGTTATAGACAGGAGTATCGAAGGTGGAATGAAG GAAGGAAAATCAATGACTCTCATCTCAACTGCTATGGTTCAGATAAACAAAACCAACCTTATCAGCAATCAGACAGAGTTTTTACAACAG CTCAGTACTACAGTAAGGAAGAGAGCGCCTATTAAGGAGGAAATTCCATGGTGGATTATACTTGTCAGTGTTCTTGGCGGTATTTTGCTTATAGCTCTGATTGTTCTTGTACTCTGGAAG GTTGGATTTTTCAAGCGGAAGAGGAGAGATGAGCTTGAAAAGAGAAAATCACCTGCTCCTGATTCTGGAAATAAAGTGAATAATGAAAAGAAGAGGGATTCATACACTGATAGTGAAGGAGGAATTATAGACAATGAAATTCCACCAGCGAATAATGAGAaggaaaaatattga